The Sesamum indicum cultivar Zhongzhi No. 13 linkage group LG1, S_indicum_v1.0, whole genome shotgun sequence genome includes a window with the following:
- the LOC105156589 gene encoding transmembrane protein 64 isoform X1, with the protein MTYIASDEDLKLERDYVKLEGGDGGDGYGGALCQSETSPSCRGTGDGGWWSLWWWTKLVLGVVVAGILVAVIFKWVGPFVIDKGIVPIINWEIETFSRTKLALIIFGSLTIFPSFLLPSSPSMWVAGMTFGYVYGFLLIIGAVSIGVSVPYFIGSLFYHRIQVWLDKYPKKASVIRLAGEGSLFNQFRAVAFIRISPFPYIIYNYCAVATDVKYGPYLLGTLVGMVPEIFVTLYTGIFIKTLANASSGRHSMSVPEIILNVGGFCLTAAATAVVTLYAKKRLKELKMKERLVLR; encoded by the exons ATGACTTACATTGCCAGCGATGAGGATCTTAAGTTGGAGAGGGATTACGTGAAATTAGAAGGCGGCGACGGTGGTGATGGGTATGGTGGGGCCCTATGCCAGTCGGAAACGTCGCCTTCTTGTAGAGGTACCGGAGACGGAGGGTGGTGGTCGTTGTGGTGGTGGACGAAGCTGGTACTTGGGGTGGTAGTCGCTGGCATTCTGGTTGCCGTGATCTTCAAATGGGTTGGACCTTTTGTCATCGATAAg GGAATTGTCCCCATAATAAATTGGGAGATTGAAACATTCAGCAGAACCAAGCTAGCTCTTATAATCTTTGGTTCTCTAACAATATTTCCATCCTTCCTTTTACCTTCTTCACCATCCATGTGGGTAGCTGGAATGACTTTTGGATATGTTTATGGGTTTCTGCTGATCATAGGGGCAGTCAGCATTGGTGTCTCTGTTCCATATTTCATTGGTTCTCTTTTCTATCACAGAATTCAA GTGTGGTTAGATAAATATCCAAAGAAAGCTTCAGTTATAAGATTAGCAGGTGAGGGAAGTTTGTTTAATCAGTTCCGAGCTGTCGCATTTATTAGGATTTCTCCTTTCCCATACATCATCTACAACTACTGTGCGGTGGCTACGGATGTGAAGTATGGTCCTTACTTGTTGGGAACATTGGTAGGAATGGTACCAGAAATATTTGTTACGCTTTACAC TGGCATCTTCATAAAAACTTTAGCTAATGCTTCATCTGGTCGCCACTCCATGTCGGTTCCTGAGATCATTTTGAATGTTGGTGGCTTTTGCCTTACTGCAGCAGCAACGGCAGTTGTCACATTATATGCGAAAAAGCGGCTGAAGGAACTAAAGATGAAAGAGAGGCTGGTTTTGCGGTGA
- the LOC105156589 gene encoding transmembrane protein 64 isoform X2 — protein MTYIASDEDLKLERDYVKLEGGDGGDGYGGALCQSETSPSCRGTGDGGWWSLWWWTKLVLGVVVAGILVAVIFKWVGPFVIDKGIVPIINWEIETFSRTKLALIIFGSLTIFPSFLLPSSPSMWVAGMTFGYVYGFLLIIGAVSIGVSVPYFIGSLFYHRIQVWLDKYPKKASVIRLAGEGSLFNQFRAVAFIRISPFPYIIYNYCAVATDVKYGPYLLGTLVGMVPEIFVTLYTSNGSCHIICEKAAEGTKDEREAGFAVISHSITTALSSFGWQ, from the exons ATGACTTACATTGCCAGCGATGAGGATCTTAAGTTGGAGAGGGATTACGTGAAATTAGAAGGCGGCGACGGTGGTGATGGGTATGGTGGGGCCCTATGCCAGTCGGAAACGTCGCCTTCTTGTAGAGGTACCGGAGACGGAGGGTGGTGGTCGTTGTGGTGGTGGACGAAGCTGGTACTTGGGGTGGTAGTCGCTGGCATTCTGGTTGCCGTGATCTTCAAATGGGTTGGACCTTTTGTCATCGATAAg GGAATTGTCCCCATAATAAATTGGGAGATTGAAACATTCAGCAGAACCAAGCTAGCTCTTATAATCTTTGGTTCTCTAACAATATTTCCATCCTTCCTTTTACCTTCTTCACCATCCATGTGGGTAGCTGGAATGACTTTTGGATATGTTTATGGGTTTCTGCTGATCATAGGGGCAGTCAGCATTGGTGTCTCTGTTCCATATTTCATTGGTTCTCTTTTCTATCACAGAATTCAA GTGTGGTTAGATAAATATCCAAAGAAAGCTTCAGTTATAAGATTAGCAGGTGAGGGAAGTTTGTTTAATCAGTTCCGAGCTGTCGCATTTATTAGGATTTCTCCTTTCCCATACATCATCTACAACTACTGTGCGGTGGCTACGGATGTGAAGTATGGTCCTTACTTGTTGGGAACATTGGTAGGAATGGTACCAGAAATATTTGTTACGCTTTACAC CAGCAACGGCAGTTGTCACATTATATGCGAAAAAGCGGCTGAAGGAACTAAAGATGAAAGAGAGGCTGGTTTTGCGGTGATCTCTCATTCCATTACTACTGCTCTATCAAGCTTTGGATGGCAATAA